In Salvelinus alpinus chromosome 30, SLU_Salpinus.1, whole genome shotgun sequence, a single genomic region encodes these proteins:
- the LOC139560063 gene encoding KN motif and ankyrin repeat domain-containing protein 4-like: protein MTDKQNGNGPKAPENRVKGKPPPYSVETPYGFRLDLDFLKYVDDIEKGHTIKRVPIQRRSRGQRPSTLPRNLNLSGHGYQSNPWGSTGALASRSRLPDPHQGYGSWAYDGRWPASPGGYKSVAEMEASIRAFDEQPLGEHIRPNLLRASSLPLTVLLRKGSESTEDPASLRSSRDRLGGRDTSTEDILYSLDRLSNCPSKQDFSGTLRRLNEALEHMGKLEEEVRVIPELKAQIYILQEEREMLRLELNPKPASRTFSNRAKDHSYVTSDLKRPRKESNLFLANNDITDDDSNQTHEWRTSTDLDELLTVTSLQAKVAMLEQRLHESSLDLQKATVLLREQQEEGRRNDERMCQLIRNTGDWGRAERIPVEQDEKQTENSSRWVLAGVHGTSIRESLNVGEALSTNTVTIRTNRQNPGTQIEDLEDDQVCVAATSFMMEAQANSLGAGQHSSKTVVHCSVREPGLAVPMEHMPQEEAPPGSMDQAVAALHIRRIQCLLEQQWECLCGGTSPEGGKALEHPDPKVNSLQEEMMSLVHTLSSYYNHGSSDRDVSQGVPKSTMKRNGSARMSKNLHFVGVNGGFETTPNEDLDRKSHAKEDMSALQQQPEGQLPPGEMAEKRADHGGSNHGDQKEGDPSPGQEMMEGTDSMDQTTQTAEPDEQTDSGGDVEAAEPEEHNKTDTTPEEPMEAEPDPNTDPKQDREAVEGEFIAACHFVNDHMDNMDNPNDDMRRGLVVLFQHWFRVAAEEDSLANTLSVYLREVRTATPSLLPFLVNMADDNGNTVLHYSVSHTNYPVVSLLLDTGVCEVDLQNKAGYTAVMLASLTAPDSSGDMEVVGRLMELGDVNAQASQGGQTALMLAVRHGRGLMVRLLLRCGADTNIQDCQGATALVCACERGHTHIARLLLQAAECDTSVTDRRGRTALSVAQQGSHVDITALLQAHQTHAETSV from the exons ATGACGGACAAACAAAATG GAAATGGGCCCAAAGCCCCAGAGAATAGGGTGAAGGGGAAGCCTCCTCCGTACTCCGTGGAGACGCCCTATGGCTTCCGCCTGGACCTGGACTTCCTCAAGTACGTGGACGACATCGAGAAGGGCCACACCATAAAGAGAGTCCCCATCCAGCGCCGGAGCAGGGGGCAGAGGCCCAGCACTCTCCCCAGGAACCTCAACCTCTCTGGGCATGGCTACCAGTCTAACCCCTGGGGCTCCACTGGAGCTCTGGCCTCCAGGTCTCgcctccccgacccccaccaagGCTATGGCTCTTGGGCTTATGATGGCAGATGGCCAGCCTCCCCTGGAGGATACAAGTCTGTGGCAGAGATGGAAGCCAGTATCAGGGCCTTTGATGAGCAGCCCTTGGGGGAGCACATCAGGCCCAATCTCCTGCGGGCCTCCAGCCTGCCTCTTACCGTCCTGCTAAGGAAAGGTTCAGAGTCAACTGAGGACCCGGCCAGTCTCCGAAGCTCCAGAGACCGTCTCGGAGGAAGGGACACTTCCACGGAAGACATCCTTTACTCCCTGGACCGCTTGTCCAACTGTCCGTCCAAACAGGATTTTTCTGGAACCCTCCGCCGCCTCAATGAAGCCCTGGAGCACATGGGCAAGCTGGAGGAGGAGGTCCGTGTCATCCCAGAGCTCAAGGCACAGATCTACATcctgcaggaggagagggagatgctCCGTCTTGAACTGAACCCCAAACCCGCATCCCGAACCTTCTCCAACAGGGCCAAAGACCACTCTTACGTGACCTCTGACCTCAAAAGACCCAGGAAAGAGAGTAATCTCTTCCTCGCCAACAATGACATCACCGATGATGACTCTAACCAGACACACGAGTGGAGGACAAGCACAGACCTGGATGAGCTTCTCACAGTGACGTCTCTGCAGGCCAAAGTGGCCATGCTGGAGCAGAGGCTTCATGAGAGCAGCCTGGACCTCCAGAAGGCTACCGTGCTACTGAGAGAACAGCAGGAGGAGGGCCGGAGGAACGATGAGAGGATGTGCCAGCTGATCAGGAACACTGGGGACTGGGGGAGAGCAGAAAGAATCCCTGTGGAGCAAGATGAAAAACAGACTGAGAATTCTTCTAGGTGGGTCTTAGCAGGTGTGCATGGTACATCCATTCGAGAAAGTTTGAATGTAGGAGAAGCTTTGTCGACAAATACAGTGACCATTAGAACAAATAGACAAAACCCTGGCACTCAGATTGAGGACCTAGAAGATGATCAGGTTTGTGTTGCAGCTACCTCTTTCATGATGGAGGCCCAAGCGAACAGTCTTGGAGCTGGTCAACACAGTTCAAAAACGGTGGTCCATTGCTCCGTCAGAGAACCAGGCCTAGCAGTACCCATGGAGCACATGCCCCAGGAGGAAGCCCCCCCAGGGAGCATGGATCAAGCTGTGGCAGCCCTCCACATAAGGAGGATCCAGTGTCTCCTGGAACAGCAGTGGGAGTGTCTGTGTGGGGGGACATCACCAGAGGGAGGCAAGGCCCTGGAGCACCCAGACCCCAAGGTCAATTCACTACAGGAGGAGATGATGAGTCTGGTTCATACTCTTTCCTCCTACTACAACCATGGATCCAGTGACAGAGATGTTTCTCAAGGAG TCCCAAAATCCACCATGAAGAGAAATGGGAGTGCTCGGATGTCAAAGAACCTCCACTTTGTTGGTGTGAACGGAGG CTTTGAAACAACACCAAATGAGGATTTGGACCGTAAGAGCCATGCAAAGGAGGACATGTCAGCCCTACAGCAACAACCAGAAGGACAACTCCCCCCTGGGGAGATGGCAGAGAAACGTGCAGACCATGGGGGTTCCAACCACGGAGACCAGAAAGAGGGAGACCCAAGCCCAGGTCAAGAGATGATGGAAGGAACCGATTCGATGGACCAGACTACTCAAACTGCAGAACCAGACGAACAGACAGATAGTGGTGGGGATGTGGAAGCTGCAGAACCAGAGGAACATAACAAGACAGACACAACACCAGAGGAACCCATGGAAGCAGAACCAGATCCAAACACAGATCCCAAACAAGACAG GGAGGCTGTAGAAGGGGAGTTCATAGCAGCATGTCATTTCGTCAACGATCACATGGATAACATGGATAACCCCAATGATGACATG AGGCGTGGCCTGGTGGTGCTGTTCCAGCATTGGTTCCGGGTGGCGGCTGAGGAGGACTCTCTGGCCAATACGCTGTCTGTGTACCTCAGAGAGGTGAGGACGGCCACGCCGTCGCTCCTCCCCTTCTTAGTTAACATGGCAGATGACAACGGCAACACAGTGCTGCACTACAGCGTGTCTCACACCAACTACCCCGTCGTCAGCCTGCTACTGGACACAG GTGTTTGTGAGGTGGACCTTCAGAACAAGGCGGGGTACACAGCGGTGATGCTGGCGTCCCTGACGGCCCCGGACAGCTCTGGGGACATGGAGGTGGTCGGCAGGCTCATGGAGCTGGGGGACGTCAATGCTCAAGCCAGCCAG gggGGTCAAACAGCTCTGATGCTAGCAGTGAGACATGGCCGGGGCCTGATGGTGCGTCTGCTACTGCGCTGCGGGGCCGACACCAACATCCAGGACTGCCAGGGGGCCACGGCCCTCGTGTGCGCCTGCGAGAGGGGCCACACACACATCGCCCGGCTGCTGTTGCAAGCGGCCGAGTGTGACACCAGCGTCACTGACAGG CGTGGTCGCACGGCACTGTCTGTAGCGCAGCAGGGGTCCCACGTTGACATCACAGCCCTTCTCCAGGCCCACCAAACACACGCTGAGACGTCTGTCTGA